CCAACAAAATATCTGGGGGAGATTGATTGCTCAGAATGTCTAAGGCGGTGGCGGTGCTGGTGGTGTGAAAAATTGTGATCCCCAACGGGGCCAGCCATTGGGTGATTCCCTGGGCGACTAGGGAACTGGGATGGAGAAGCAGTAATGTTTTGGCTCGAAGACCAGCTGGGGGTGGAGCGATCGCCCCAGGGGAAGCCGCCAACGGAAAAGGAATTTGGCATGAAAACATCGTCTTGATCGGCACCGATTGCAAAGCCGGGGGCGTTGGCGGCCCCGGTATGGGGGGAATTTGCCCGGTGCTCATTTCGCCGCTTTTTACCCAAATTTGCCCTCCCATCAAGGCAACCAAGCGTTTGCAGATCACCAAACCCAAGCCCGTGCCTCCATAGCGCCGGGAGGTGGAGGCATCTCCTTGACTAAAGGGCTGGAAGAGGCGCGGCATCTGCTCTGGAGAAATCCCGACCCCTGTGTCCAACACCATGAAGCGGAGCGAAACATGATCTGCGGCCAAATGAGGCCAGGGTACAGTTTGTACCCAGAGGGAGACATCGCCTTGATTGGTGAATTTCACCGCATTACCTAGGAGATTCAGCAGAATTTGCTGGAGCCGTTTGACATCTCCTGTAAGCCAATGGGGTACATCTGGCTCGATGTAATAGCTCAAGTAAATTGGTTTGGCGATCGCCCGGGTCGCAATCAAATCTAAACAGCCCTCAATGCAGGCTTGTAAATCGAAAGGTTGGAGTTCCAGCTCAAATTTGCCAGACTCAATTTTGGAAAAATCCAGAATATCGTTAATGATCGCCAAGAGATTGTGGCCACTGCTGCGAATAATTTCAACAAATTCTTGCTGCTGCTCCGTCAAATGGGTATCTGTTAAGAGCTCTGCCATACCAATTACTGCATTCATCGGTGTGCGAATCTCATGGCTCATGGTGGCCAAAAATTCACTTTTTGCACGGTTGGCGGCTTCGGCTTCTTCCTTTGCGAGTTGCAGTTGGCCCTCAGCTTCAACTTTTTCGGTAATGTCCGTAATTGTACCTACCATCCGGTAGGGTTTGCCCCGGTCATCCCTGACGCACTTGCCCTTACTCAGAATCCAGCGGTAGTCTCCGTCACAGTGATGGATACGGTGGGTATTTTGATAAATTTTTGTCAGGCCCTGCAAATGAGCTTCAATCGCCTCTTGCACTTGAACCAGGCTTTCGGGGTGAATGTGACTGACCCAAAAATCAAGGTCACCGAGTTTGGGGGCGTTGTCGATGGCTGGGTAACCGAGAATTTCCAGCCAAGTAGGAGAATAATAAACCTGGTTTGTCTCTAAATCCCAGTCCCAAATACCATCATTAGTAGCGGCGATCGCCAATTCATAGCGTTCTTCACTTTGCCGGAGCTGCTGGGCGATGATCTGCCGTTGGTGGATCTCTTCGGAAAGAGCTTTGGTCCGTTCTTCCACTTGGGTCTCGAGGTTTAGGGCCGTGACTTGAATTGACTGGAACTGTTGCCGTAGGGTAAGCAGCATCATCCCAAAGTTGTGGCTAAGACGATTAAACTCACGAATTTGACTTTTGGGAGGGGCGACCTCGGTGGCATCTTGGAGCTGCGTTTGGATATCCGCGGTCATCAGACTGAGCTGATTGAGGGGAGCAGTTAACCAACGGCTAATTTTTTCGGCGGTGGCCACCGCCACCAAAAGTAGAACCAAGACAATGGCCAGACTGCGGATGTAATAGATTTCTAGATGGTTAATGTCTGGGGCCAGTTCAACGGTTAACCAAAGCTGAGCAGGGAGTAGGGTTCCTTCTAACGGACGGATGATCGCCCCCACTGCCTGACGCCAGCGGCTCATGGCTGATTTCCCGGGACTGATGGGAGGCAGAAAAATAGTACTTTGGTCAGAAAGGGGCTGATTACTCCATTGGTCATAGGCGCTCCAGGCTTCTCCTGGGGGCGCTAATCTGGCGGAGTCAGCAATCACAAGGTTATTATCGGGGTTGATGGCGATCGCCCGGAGGGGATACTGGCGCACTGCATGGAGTTTTTGTTGGAGAAAATCCGCAAGGTACGCCGCATTCACATCGAAATACAATGCGCCCGCATCATTAGGCAGCGCAATCAAATACTCAATGTGCAAATGCCCTGGATGTTGGTGAACCATTGCCATTTTTCCCCGTTGACCCGGCAGGGAATTTTGGAAATAGGTTTGCACCTGCTGGCGAATTTCTTCATCCGTTGGTATCGAGGCATTATCAACTTGATTTTGAGCGGAAACGGCAATCTCTCCCTCTGAATTAAACACAATGACATGGTGCAGCTCAGGGGAAATGGCCTGGAGCCCACGCACCGCATTACTGGTACGCACCGAGGTGAGACCATTTTCCCCAATAACTTCTGCCACATAGCCACTTGTCTCGAGGAAGCTTGTCTCCCAAAGCGCGATTTCTTCCGTAAGGGATTGACTAAATTCCACCAAAATTTCAT
The nucleotide sequence above comes from [Synechococcus] sp. NIES-970. Encoded proteins:
- a CDS encoding two-component hybrid sensor kinase and response regulator with PAS and HAMP domains yields the protein MLSWLKGTCGYFWSKHPYLQLERPYLLLALILFGYLGNYFKLSLFFGIDFLFGSIAVWLTLFLYGPFWAIIAGMIASIQTFFLWHHSYAIITFSLEVLFVSFFWQRKRQHINITFYNAIYWLIIGAPIIFLAYFFLLKMPIQAVTTVAFKQSVNGIFNAEVASLIVGYIPFWQNIAPRRYRHQHSLQQIIFNILLAFIVFPILTLMVLNGQERFQAIEQSVDEILVEFSQSLTEEIALWETSFLETSGYVAEVIGENGLTSVRTSNAVRGLQAISPELHHVIVFNSEGEIAVSAQNQVDNASIPTDEEIRQQVQTYFQNSLPGQRGKMAMVHQHPGHLHIEYLIALPNDAGALYFDVNAAYLADFLQQKLHAVRQYPLRAIAINPDNNLVIADSARLAPPGEAWSAYDQWSNQPLSDQSTIFLPPISPGKSAMSRWRQAVGAIIRPLEGTLLPAQLWLTVELAPDINHLEIYYIRSLAIVLVLLLVAVATAEKISRWLTAPLNQLSLMTADIQTQLQDATEVAPPKSQIREFNRLSHNFGMMLLTLRQQFQSIQVTALNLETQVEERTKALSEEIHQRQIIAQQLRQSEERYELAIAATNDGIWDWDLETNQVYYSPTWLEILGYPAIDNAPKLGDLDFWVSHIHPESLVQVQEAIEAHLQGLTKIYQNTHRIHHCDGDYRWILSKGKCVRDDRGKPYRMVGTITDITEKVEAEGQLQLAKEEAEAANRAKSEFLATMSHEIRTPMNAVIGMAELLTDTHLTEQQQEFVEIIRSSGHNLLAIINDILDFSKIESGKFELELQPFDLQACIEGCLDLIATRAIAKPIYLSYYIEPDVPHWLTGDVKRLQQILLNLLGNAVKFTNQGDVSLWVQTVPWPHLAADHVSLRFMVLDTGVGISPEQMPRLFQPFSQGDASTSRRYGGTGLGLVICKRLVALMGGQIWVKSGEMSTGQIPPIPGPPTPPALQSVPIKTMFSCQIPFPLAASPGAIAPPPAGLRAKTLLLLHPSSLVAQGITQWLAPLGITIFHTTSTATALDILSNQSPPDILLVETQAALVSSNFFQQAQKVSENFDLAIVTIAPPLSLAPANEDPALQAFLQLSQPLKQESLYHYLTLALTETTPMAAVASPSSLDGTFGQTYPLRILLAEDNIVNQKVALNILKRIGYEATVATNGQEVLDRLEHQSYDVVLMDIQMPSMDGLEATRQIRVRYGSNPQSLGYPWIIAMTANAMQGDRQLCLDAGMNDYLSKPIQIKKLLHALKAAHCRNQVSPSTPHSPPC